The proteins below are encoded in one region of Armatimonadota bacterium:
- the cysE gene encoding serine O-acetyltransferase yields the protein MFGRLRRDIQAIKERDPACRGTIEVLTCYPGFHVLFFHRMAHWLWKRNVRLLARMVSQAGRSWTGIEIHPGAVIGAGFFIDHGMGVVIGETAEIGENVTLYHGVTLGGTSWRKEKRHPTIGDNVVIGAGAKILGPFKVGDNSRIGAGSVVVHEVPPNSVVVGVPGRVTHRDGKKVVREIDLEQHDLPDPVTQAFECMLDRIRRLEHDLGDLKKGPSKEEVVVDQ from the coding sequence ATGTTCGGCCGATTGAGACGGGACATACAGGCAATCAAAGAGCGTGACCCGGCGTGCCGAGGTACGATTGAGGTTCTCACCTGCTACCCCGGATTTCATGTGCTTTTCTTCCATCGGATGGCGCACTGGCTCTGGAAGCGCAACGTGAGACTCTTGGCGCGGATGGTATCACAGGCAGGGCGCTCATGGACTGGCATAGAGATACACCCCGGTGCTGTCATCGGCGCCGGCTTCTTCATTGATCACGGCATGGGCGTCGTCATCGGCGAGACCGCTGAGATCGGCGAGAATGTCACACTTTACCACGGCGTCACCCTTGGTGGCACGAGTTGGCGCAAAGAGAAGCGCCACCCGACTATCGGCGACAACGTCGTCATCGGTGCGGGAGCGAAGATTCTCGGTCCCTTCAAGGTAGGCGACAACAGCAGGATCGGCGCGGGTTCTGTAGTCGTCCACGAGGTGCCGCCCAACTCGGTCGTCGTCGGCGTCCCCGGCCGCGTGACGCATCGTGACGGCAAGAAGGTGGTCCGCGAGATTGACCTCGAGCAGCACGACCTGCCGGATCCCGTCACTCAGGCGTTCGAGTGCATGCTCGACCGCATCCGGCGCCTTGAGCACGACCTTGGCGACTTGAAGAAGGGACCGTCGAAAGAGGAAGTAGTCGTTGATCAGTAG